The DNA window ATATCATTTTATCTCAATGCTTGTGTTGATTTCAACTGTTAACATACGTGGATCTGATTTCAACTGGTAACATAACGTTCTTTGTTTGTTCCATTTGCATGTATCAGAAGATGATTTTGAGTGTTCTTTTTTCTATTGAATCAGGTTTTGAGTATAACTGAAGATCTACTACCAGTTACTGGTTACATATGGCTTCGAAGTCATTCAAGGCGAGTCGATCGCCTTTATCGATATCCTCAGATGTGGAAGATTCACAATCAAACAAGCTTCCATTGCCTAAAGCAATTACACTTGGCCGGAGAACTTCGTCTGCACGATATAGCAGCTGTTCCAGGGATGATGACAGTGAGTTCGGGTCCGGGAATGGTGAATACTCGAGCTACACTGTACACATACCGCCAACACCTGACAACCAGCCAGCCACACCTCCCTCGGATAATCAACCGATGGATGCGATCTCTCAGAAGGTTGAGGAACATTATGTGTCGAGTTCTCTTTTTACCGGCGGGTTCAATAGTGTCACTCGAGCTCATCTCATGGATAAGGTAATTGAATCTGAAACAAATCATCCGCAGATGGCTGGTGTAAAGGGATCTTCGTGTCAGATTCCTGGATGTGATGCTAAGGTTATGAGTGATGAACGTGGTATGGATATACTCCCGTGTGAATGTGATTTCAAGATATGTCGAGATTGTTATTTGGATGCAGCTAAAATGGGCGAGGGGATCTGCCCTGGGTGCAAAGAGCAGTACAAGGCCACAGATCTGGATGGTGACTTTGCTGAAAAAGCGAGGCCACTTTCGTTGCCACCACCAACAATTGAGATGTCGAAAATGCAGAGGAGGTTATCTTTGATGAAATCAACAAAGTCTGGACTAATGAGAAGTCAGACCGGAGACTTTGATCACAACAGGTGGCTTTTTGAAACTAGAGGCACCTACGGTTATGGAAATGCTATATGGCCAAGTGGGGAAGGAATAAACAATGGGAAAGATGACGATGCTGTTGAGCCGAAAGAACTGATGAACAAACCATGGAGACCTCTCACCCGCAAATTGAAGATTCCGGCTGCTATTCTCAGCCCATACAGGTATTTcaatttttagtttcatatagaCCAGTCTCCTTGTTCATGACCTTCCCATTAGAGGATTTTCGTGATTCAGTGCTGGCAACTTGGAGTTTGTTTTGATTAATCCTAATAATCCCTTATCCTATCATCGATCAAATCATTCAACCAAAATCACCCAAAAATCTCTTTTCCCCTCAAAAAATGCATCAAACAAGCTTTTGATTACTGACAATGCAAATTCAAGAGGCCTTTCTAGGTGAAAATAAGTATGTATTGATAGCACAAGGAGGACTCAATGGTGTTAACAATCAGCACAAATAAATATTGCATATTAGGATCacaaaaatgtttataaaatgcTAATTGTATGTATAATCAACATGGTGAGTATAGAATAGACTAGAGTACTAGACCATTCTTCACTTGATGTTTATGATGCTGACGATTAGTTTCTGTTTCAACTATCCTCTTTCAGGCTTTTGGTTGCTATTCGTCTGGTTGTTCTGGGGTTATTCTTGACATGGAGAGTCAGGAACCCAAACAATGACGCAATCTGGCTGTGGGGTATGTCTGTTGTTTGTGAAATATGGTTTGCATTCTCTTGGATTCTTGATCAACTGCCTAAGCTGTGCCCTGTGAACCGCGCCACAGATCTTAATGTACTGAAAGAAAAGTTTGAATCGCCAAATGGCAAATCTGATCTCCCTGGTATAGATGTCTTTGTCTCTACTGCAGATCCAGAGAAAGAACCTCCTCTTGTCACAGCAAATACTATATTGTCAATCCTAGCTGTGGATTATCCTGTCGAAAAGGTTGCCTGCTATGTTTCTGACGATGGAGGTGCACTTCTTACCTTTGAGGCCATGGCTGAAGCTGCCAGCTTTTCCAATACATGGGTTCCATTTTGCCGTAAGCATGATATTGAGCCGAGAAATCCAGAATCTTATTTCAGTTTGAAGAGAGACCCATATAAGAACAAGGTGAAATCGGACTTTGTAAAGGATCGTAGACGGGTGAAACGTGAATATGATGAGTTCAAGGTCCGGATCAATGGCCTTCCTGATTCTATTAGGCGTCGTTCTGATGCTTATCATGCTAGAGAGGAGATAAAGGCCATGAAGCTGCAAAGGCAGAGGAGAGATGAAGAACCCCTTGACACTGTGAAGATCCCAAAAGCCACTTGGATGGCTGATGGAACTCATTGGCCAGGCACTTGGATGCAACCCTCAGCCGATCATTCAAAGGGTGATCATGCTGGAATTATACAGGTAATGCTGAAACCTCCTAGTGATGAACCATTGAGAGGCGCGATTGATGATAGCAGGCTAATGGAGTTGAGCGAAGTCGACATCCGTCTTCCAATGCTGGTGTATGTTTCTCGAGAGAAGCGACCCGGATATGATCACAACAAGAAAGCAGGAGCCATGAATGCTTTAGTCCGAGCTTCAGCAATCATGTCCAATGGTCCCTTCATTCTCAACCTGGACTGTGATCACTACATCTACAACTCTCAAGCTCCTAAAGAAGGCATGTGTTTCATGATGGACAGGGGCGGGGATCGCATTTGCTACGTCCAGTTCCCTCAAAGATTCGAAGGCATCGACCCCAGCGATCGTTACGCGAATCACAACACGGTTTTCTTTGATGGCAACATGAGAGCCCTCGACGGTCTCCAAGGCCCTGTTTATGTCGGAACCGGTTGCCTTTTCCGTAGGATTGCCCTTTACGGATTCGATCCCCCACGAACTAAAACACACTCACGTTGCTGCGGCTGTTGTTTTCCCCGGAGTAAAAAGATAAACGATAAAGAAGAGAACCGCGCTCTTAGAATGGGAGATTCCGACGATGAGGATGGAAACCAGCTCTCCATAACTCCGAAACAGTTCGGAAACTCGAGCTTTCTAGTCGATTCAATCCCGTTAGCGGAATTCCAAGGACGTCCCCTTGCTGATCATCCTTCGATAATTAACGGGAGACCTCCAGGGGCTCTCACTATTCCCCGGGAGCTTCTCGACGCGTCGACAGTGGCAGAGGCAATCGGGGTCATCTCGTGCTGGTACGAGGAGAAGACAGAATGGGGGGAGCGTGTTGGATGGATCTATGGGTCGGTCACGGAAGACGTGGTGACGGGTTATCGCATGCATAACCGTGGCTGGAGATCAATTTACTGCGTGACGAAACGCGACGCCTTCCGTGGAACCGCCCCCATTAATCTAACGGACAGGCTTCATCAGGTCCTACGTTGGGCAACTGGCTCCGTCGAGATCTTCTTCTCGCGTAACAACGCATTGCTGGCGAGCTCAAAGATGAAGTTCCTGCAGAGAATCGCATACTTAAACGTCGGTATCTACCCGTTCACTTCCATATTCCTGATCGTATACTGTTTCCTTCCCGCATTATCCCTGTTCTCCGGGCAATTCATCGTCCAAACATTGAACGTGACATTCCTCGTCTACCTTTTAACGATAACCGTCACCCTCTGCTTACTCGCAATTCTCGAGATCAAATGGTCTGGTATCGAGTTAGAGGAGTGGTGGAGGAACGAACAGTTCTGGTTGATAGGTGGAACCAGCGCTCACATTGCTGCCGTTCTTCAAGGGCTGTTAAAAGTGGTGGCCGGAATCGAGATATCATTCACATTGACTTCAAAATCTTCGGGTGACGACGAGGACGACGAGTTTGCTGATCTTTACGTCGTGAAATGGACGTCGCTGATGATTCCTCCAATTACGATTATGATGACGAACTTGATCGCGATAGCGGTGGGGGTAGCGAGGACGATTTATAGTACTATACCGCAATGGAGCCGATTGATAGGAGGGGTATTCTTTAGCTTTTGGGTATTGGCTCATCTTTATCCATTCGCTAAAGGGTTGATGGGAAGAAGGGGAAGAACGCCTACTATAGTTTTTGTTTGGTCGGGGCTTTTGGCGATTATCATATCGCTGCTTTGGGTATCGATTAATCCTCCTTCAACTACTGACCAAATCGGAGGGTCGTTCCAGTTTCCTTGAATTGTCGGGtgagattaattttaattcttttggCGATTATCAAGTGCTTTATTTAGATTGAATTTGTCATTTTTTCAGGAAAATTTGCAGAcagtaaattaattattacatgTTCTTGTCGTGTTTTGATTAAAgcatatatatgttattttatatcaaGGAGTATAGAAAGAtggaaaaattatattttcattctttGTTGCTATGATTTTCAAATGATGAAATATAGTACTCTCCAGGTTAATTCGATTAGTAGATATATATTGTCTCAATCCATTAAGGCAGCTTTACATGTGAAAATTCAATATTATCGAGAGATTAAAATCTATTGTTTAATTTAAACGGGTATAATTTTaaggaaaattaataaatttgatatagataaattcttaaattcttataaaagtttgaattattattttagattgtGAAATAAGGGTGGTATTAAAATCTATAgtttacatttaaaattgtataattttaatacaagttaataatttaatttaaatttttataattgcaAATAAGATTTGAGTAGtttaagaatttataaataattttgattttatatgatttctcaaaccaaataaaatgtgaatttatattttaaaatatttatttatttaaattaattaatttatgtaattagtttgataaatatgatagtttttaattaattttatacttatttatataaatttaaaaattagtggACTCCATTGGTATCAATCcaactttataattaatttttaaagaactactataataaatt is part of the Impatiens glandulifera chromosome 1, dImpGla2.1, whole genome shotgun sequence genome and encodes:
- the LOC124921111 gene encoding cellulose synthase-like protein D3, whose amino-acid sequence is MASKSFKASRSPLSISSDVEDSQSNKLPLPKAITLGRRTSSARYSSCSRDDDSEFGSGNGEYSSYTVHIPPTPDNQPATPPSDNQPMDAISQKVEEHYVSSSLFTGGFNSVTRAHLMDKVIESETNHPQMAGVKGSSCQIPGCDAKVMSDERGMDILPCECDFKICRDCYLDAAKMGEGICPGCKEQYKATDLDGDFAEKARPLSLPPPTIEMSKMQRRLSLMKSTKSGLMRSQTGDFDHNRWLFETRGTYGYGNAIWPSGEGINNGKDDDAVEPKELMNKPWRPLTRKLKIPAAILSPYRLLVAIRLVVLGLFLTWRVRNPNNDAIWLWGMSVVCEIWFAFSWILDQLPKLCPVNRATDLNVLKEKFESPNGKSDLPGIDVFVSTADPEKEPPLVTANTILSILAVDYPVEKVACYVSDDGGALLTFEAMAEAASFSNTWVPFCRKHDIEPRNPESYFSLKRDPYKNKVKSDFVKDRRRVKREYDEFKVRINGLPDSIRRRSDAYHAREEIKAMKLQRQRRDEEPLDTVKIPKATWMADGTHWPGTWMQPSADHSKGDHAGIIQVMLKPPSDEPLRGAIDDSRLMELSEVDIRLPMLVYVSREKRPGYDHNKKAGAMNALVRASAIMSNGPFILNLDCDHYIYNSQAPKEGMCFMMDRGGDRICYVQFPQRFEGIDPSDRYANHNTVFFDGNMRALDGLQGPVYVGTGCLFRRIALYGFDPPRTKTHSRCCGCCFPRSKKINDKEENRALRMGDSDDEDGNQLSITPKQFGNSSFLVDSIPLAEFQGRPLADHPSIINGRPPGALTIPRELLDASTVAEAIGVISCWYEEKTEWGERVGWIYGSVTEDVVTGYRMHNRGWRSIYCVTKRDAFRGTAPINLTDRLHQVLRWATGSVEIFFSRNNALLASSKMKFLQRIAYLNVGIYPFTSIFLIVYCFLPALSLFSGQFIVQTLNVTFLVYLLTITVTLCLLAILEIKWSGIELEEWWRNEQFWLIGGTSAHIAAVLQGLLKVVAGIEISFTLTSKSSGDDEDDEFADLYVVKWTSLMIPPITIMMTNLIAIAVGVARTIYSTIPQWSRLIGGVFFSFWVLAHLYPFAKGLMGRRGRTPTIVFVWSGLLAIIISLLWVSINPPSTTDQIGGSFQFP